A part of Biomphalaria glabrata chromosome 3, xgBioGlab47.1, whole genome shotgun sequence genomic DNA contains:
- the LOC129924942 gene encoding uncharacterized protein LOC129924942 isoform X2, whose product MPTKGYMFGKKKRYCKPRGRHASKTNAQLQSSVLDTAGSEAATTQPASAAERKISLTAVTNADNTNKRLPEDFIYVMMNSMQLTTMVSLLCCPHCFDNKLTMCITQSKGMAHLIKIKCLNCETYLWSDWTSKKSNDVHLDINVRAVAALKESGISHSKFDRFCGLMSMPCMHRNTYNNLANIVNTAIIEAGEECMIRASAVVHGRNISQPLTTDERISSTGCPVITVSFDGTWHKRGHSSHSGIGTVILILDSSSTPKSYQIIAMFVIQTLQN is encoded by the exons atgccaacaaaaggttatatgtttggaaagaaaaaacgttactgtaagcccagaggacgacatgcttcaaagacaaatgcacaattacaaag ctCTGTTTTGGATACAGCTGGATCTGAAGCAGCAACAACACAGCCTGCAAGTGCAGCTGAGCGAAAAATATCCCTAACTGCAGTTACTAACGCTGATAACACCAATAAGAggctgcctgaagatttcatatacgtcatgatgaattcaatgcaattgaccacaatggtctccttgttgtgctgtccacattgcTTTGACAACAAATTAACTATGTGCATCACACAATCAAAAGGCATggctcatttgattaaaatcaaatgccTAAATTGTGAAACATATTTGTGGTCCGACTGgacctcaaaaaaaagtaatgatgttcatctggatattaatgtccgcgctgtcgctgcattaaaagaatctggaatctcgcattctaaatttgataggttttgtggacTTATGAGTATGCCCTGCATGCACAGAAATACTTATAACAATCTAGCTAACATAGTCAATACCGCTATAATTGAAGCTGGTGAAGAATGTATGATTAGGGCATCTGCTGTTGTGcatggaagaaacatttcacaacctCTAACTACAGATGAAAGAATAAGTTCAACAGGCTGTcctgttattacagtttctttcgatgggacttggcataaaaggggccactcatctcattcaggaattggcacagttattttgatactggactcgtcatcgacaccgaagtcctatcaaattattgccatgtttgtgattcaaactctgcagaactaa
- the LOC129924942 gene encoding uncharacterized protein LOC129924942 isoform X1: MCQKNFSGSANAMEAAAASKIFSRSVASRKLVYGTMLCDGDSKSHSSAITNSGYDVEILKEDCINHISKRMFNALNNLKMSNKKELNYRLTKPKIEKITNYYSKALRQNAPDIQKMKLAVMGSFFHMMSSDLDHNHRLCPDGATSWCHFKRSEALKQPYKKHNQTITSEIGKLLFPIMKRLTDTDLLKRCSRMGTQNANESFHSLIWQRCPKTEFATLKTVRAATYLAVLAFNNGPVGIRSVFDILGIPWTLKNISSSEKKQNVKLQLVRKRKSIALVSRRKNLKKRRIEHEHRAEVLEGPTYQSGHFNE; encoded by the coding sequence atgtgtcaaaaaaacttcagtggCTCAGCAAATGCAATGGAGGCCGCAGCAGCATCCAAAATCTTTTCGCGCTCTGTGGCATCCAGAAAACTTGTTTATGGCACGATGCTGTGTGATGGCGATAGTAAATCGCATTCATCTGCCATTACCAACTCAGGAtatgatgtagaaatcttaaaagaggactgcattaaccacatctcaaaaagaatgtttaatgctttgaacaatttaaaaatgtctaacaaaaaagaactaaattataggcttacaaagccaaaaattgaaaaaattacaaattactaTTCCAAAGCTCTGCGCCAAAATGCTCCCGACAttcaaaaaatgaagctggctgttatgggctcattttttcatatgatgAGCTCAGACCTAGATCATAACCACAGGTTGTGTCCTGATGGCGCTACATCTTGGTGTCACTTTAAGAGATCAGAGGCACTAAAACAGCCATATAAAAAACACAACCAGACCATCACATCAGAAATAGGTAAACTGTTATTTCCTATAATGAAAAGACTAACAGACACAGATCTGTTAAAAAGATGTTCTAGAATGGGAACACAAAACGCCAATGAATCTTTTCATTCCCTCATTTGGCAAAGATGCCCCAAAACAGAATTCGCAACATTAAAAACGGTAAGGGCTGCGACATACCTTGCTGTTTTAGCCTTCAATAATGGACCTGTTGGCATCAGATCAGTTTTTGACATATTAGGCATTCCCTGGACACTAAAGAACATTTCTTCTAGtgagaaaaagcaaaatgtcaaactacagcttgttagaaaaagaaaatcaatcgcattagtgtccaggagaaaaaacttgaaaaaacgaagaattgagcatgagcaccgggcagaggttctagaaggtccaacctatcaatcaggccattttaatgaatag